A region of Emys orbicularis isolate rEmyOrb1 chromosome 20, rEmyOrb1.hap1, whole genome shotgun sequence DNA encodes the following proteins:
- the LOC135892821 gene encoding Fc receptor-like protein 3: MQRGACFAAVRQQAPFTAPRMPGRAALLVLALGLAATAQKPTLTLDPPWSTVFRGESVTLMCSTSHPPGRSFTWYHNDKFFRSTKENSLRIENIKMSAPCRYQCEAPGSGRSDPVQLTISNDWLILQAPYYAVFEGDPLRLRCYGWEGAEVSGIRYYRDGAEVVPFRVNSELFIKQARTRDSGKYQCTGSMKTTIWISKEISPIVSISVQELFSSPVLRAAHSGDPIEGSPVTLSCVTQLNPQKSDALLQRFFYKDRRALGEAWSSPDYHIPVSGLQDSGSYHCEVQFSSVWKQSPELKIAVKRIPVSRVSLEVQPLRGQVTEGERLVLNCSVTMGTGPITFSWHREDSNQALRTETRSSQRMVYEISAATETDTGEYYCMASNGNTPAPSPRVKVAVKVPVSPPRLTVSAAGTWATIGDVVEIRCESPRGSAPILYRFHHEGAALGNRTVSSRGPGSLALNVTSERDSGTYSCEADNGMASGPQHSDPFHLSVLVPVSGATIAADRMGPEVMAGESLNLSCSVESGTAPLFKWLHNAQELAAISGLGPPTAVGNTLYFGSVQLGHGGNYQCIASNQLSPQRVFQAPSEILAIAVIEHASSLVVPVTVSFLFLFLMGVTAALVFYFKCWKKAEGMVFNAQGRDTRLPAQHEPPDQRLPPPGSLGPHAEEPSYGNVCPLEPESGDVEYTVVNIKKRSGDKPKGTLPRDNEEYYVSYSVFPDPKPTWESAAGARAPEGKSLPDSDIYENVPHL, from the exons ATGCAAAGGGGAGCGTGTTTTGCTGCGGTGCGTCAGCAGGCCCCTTTTACAGCGCCCAGGATGCCGGGGAGAGCAGCGCTGCTTGTGCTGG CCCTTGGACTAGCTG CGACTGCACAAAAGCCCACGCTGACCCTTGACCCTCCGTGGAGCACAGTGTTTAGGGGGGAGAGCGTTACTCTAATGTGCAGCACATCCCACCCTCCTGGACGGAGTTTCACATGGTATCACAACGACAAGTTCTTCAGATCCACAAAAGAAAACAGTCTCAGAATTGAAAACATAAAGATGAGTGCTCCATGTAGATACCAGTGCGAGGCTCCTGGCTCCGGGCGAAGCGACCCCGTTCAGCTGACCATTTCTAATG ATTGGCTAATTCTCCAGGCCCCTTACTATGCCGTGTTCGAAGGGGACCCGCTGCGCCTGAGGTGCTACGGATGGGAGGGAGCAGAGGTGTCTGGGATAAGATATTACAGAGATGGAGCAGAAGTTGTACCATTCCGTGTGAACTCAGAGCTGTTCATCAAACAAGCAAGGACACGTGACAGTGGCAAATATCAATGCACAGGATCAATGAAAACAACAATCTGGATTAGTAAAGAAATTTCTCCTATAGTGTCTATTTCTGTCCAAG AGTTGTTTTCGTCTCCGGTGCTGAGGGCAGCACACTCAGGTGACCCCATAGAAGGAAGCCCGGTGACTCTGAGTTGTGTCACACAGCTCAACCCCCAGAAATCGGACGCATTGCTTCAGAGATTCTTCTACAAAGACCGCAGGGCCTTGGGAGAAGCTTGGAGCTCCCCTGACTACCACATCCCAGTGTCAGGGCTACAAGACTCAGGATCTTACCATTGTGAGGTGCAGTTTTCAAGTGTATGGAAACAGAGTCCCGAGTTAAAGATTGCTGTTAAAC gaatcCCGGTGTCCCGAGTCTCCCTGGAGGTCCAGCCCCTCAGGGGGCAGGTGACGGAAGGGGAGCGGCTGGTGCTGAACTGCTCTGTGACTATGGGCACGGGGCCAATCACCTTCTCCTGGCACCGAGAGGACTCCAATCAGGCTCTGAGAACAGAGACTCGGAGCTCTCAGAGGATGGTCTATGAGATCTCCGCGGCCACGGAGACCGACACAGGGGAGTATTACTGCATGGCCTCCAACGGCAACACCCCAGCACCGAGCCCAAGGGTGAAAGTTGCCGTGAAGG TTCCAGTGTCCCCGCCTCGCCTGACCGTCAGCGCGGCCGGCACCTGGGCCACCATCGGAGACGTCGTGGAGATCCGGTGCGAGTCGCCCCGCGGCTCAGCCCCCATCCTCTATCGGTTTCATCACGAGGGGGCTGCTCTGGGGAACAGGACGGTCAGTTCCCGAGGGCCAGGATCCCTCGCCCTGAATGTGACATCTGAGCGGGATTCTGGGACCTACTCCTGCGAGGCTGATAATGGCATGGCCAGCGGCCCGCAGCACAGCGACCCCTTCCACCTCTCTGTGCTCG TGCCTGTGTCCGGGGCCACCATTGCCGCAGATCGCATGGGGCCAGAGGTCATGGCTGGAGAAAGCCTGAATCTCAGCTGCTCGGTGGAGTCCGGCACCGCCCCCCTGTTCAAGTGGCTTCACAACGCCCAGGAGCTGGCTGCAATCTCGGGGCTCGGCCCGCCCACGGCTGTGGGGAACACGCTGTATTTCGGGTCTgtgcagctgggccatggaggGAATTACCAGTGCATTGCCAGCAACCAGCTCAGCCCCCAGAGAGTCTTCCAGGCCCCCAGTGAGATCCTGGCCATCGCCGTGATAG AGCACGCGAGCTCCCTGGTTGTGCCTGTGACTGTCTCCTTCCTGTTCCTGTTCCTgatgggtgtcactgctgctctggTGTTCTACTTCAAGTGCTGGAAGAAAGCAG AAGGAATGGTTTTCAATGCCCAGGGGAG GGACACGCGGCTCCCAGCCCAGCACGAACCCCCTGACCAGAGGCTGCCTCCACCGGGGAGCTTGGGCCCCCATGCTGAGGAGCCATCTTACGGCAATG TGTGTCCCCTGGAGCCGGAGAGTGGAGACGTGGAGTATACAGTTGTCAACATCAAGAAAAGAAGTGGGG ATAAACCCAAGGGAACTCTGCCAAGGGACAAC GAGGAATACTATGTCAGCTACTCTGTGTTTCCGGACCCCAAGCCCACCTGGGAGTCAGCCGCAGGAGCGAGGGCTCCAGAAGGGAAATCCCTACCGGACAGTGACATTTATGAAAACGTTCCCCACCTGTGA